One window of the Carnobacterium maltaromaticum DSM 20342 genome contains the following:
- a CDS encoding helix-turn-helix domain-containing protein translates to MNDNGLPTENLPDILEIEGVNAKGYGIMPKLVMQDSRLTIEAKAIYAYIVSFAGAGSSAFPSLKKILSELNISENRFYKHRKLLINHNFLTVKQVKNAKGMIIKNVYTLVSNPQQLKEINQVNNNNEQQHGGTLQNEGGGIPQNEGGGTLQNEGHIINNTKINSLKLTNTNIDTKTDTEKQKKQQLELLTQFAKTQRDQLFLSEDILELIGLFSDTTKEAENTIGLILRAKKKAQNDYNTILLLDSSDAWQEDIEQTLRRLYHKIKTDDKIKQIESYMFKALYTTFENMVLEKNSLNTSVNSDKLKVPIHNYLQNE, encoded by the coding sequence ATGAATGATAACGGATTACCTACAGAAAACCTTCCTGATATTCTTGAAATAGAAGGGGTTAACGCAAAAGGTTATGGAATTATGCCTAAACTTGTAATGCAAGATTCAAGATTAACAATCGAAGCTAAAGCAATTTATGCGTATATTGTAAGTTTTGCTGGTGCAGGTTCTAGCGCTTTTCCAAGTTTAAAAAAAATACTTTCAGAACTAAATATCAGTGAAAATAGATTTTACAAGCACAGAAAACTATTAATCAATCACAATTTTTTAACTGTAAAACAAGTAAAAAACGCTAAAGGTATGATTATCAAAAATGTGTACACTCTTGTTTCAAATCCTCAACAATTAAAAGAAATTAACCAAGTCAATAATAATAATGAACAACAGCATGGGGGTACCCTTCAAAATGAAGGAGGGGGTATCCCACAAAATGAAGGAGGGGGTACCCTTCAAAATGAAGGACATATAATTAACAATACTAAAATTAACAGTTTAAAATTAACAAATACAAACATAGATACAAAAACCGATACGGAAAAGCAGAAAAAACAACAACTTGAATTGTTGACACAATTTGCAAAAACTCAAAGAGACCAACTATTTTTGTCTGAAGATATTTTGGAATTAATTGGATTGTTCAGTGATACGACTAAAGAAGCTGAAAATACAATTGGACTTATACTACGAGCTAAGAAGAAAGCTCAAAATGATTACAATACGATATTGCTATTAGATTCAAGTGATGCCTGGCAAGAAGACATTGAACAGACTTTAAGGCGCTTATATCATAAAATCAAAACAGATGACAAAATAAAACAAATCGAAAGTTATATGTTCAAAGCTTTGTATACAACATTTGAAAATATGGTTCTTGAAAAAAACTCACTAAATACTAGTGTAAATTCTGATAAGCTAAAAGTTCCAATACACAATTATCTACAAAATGAATAG
- a CDS encoding helix-turn-helix transcriptional regulator, whose product MIDIGLFIKKVRIGKNMTKDELAENIVTRKTLAKIENNQISPSLEILTQIFNRLGFEFSELNHMLKNNFENTYLNLKKEFIGLLESSDTVSKAEWINFEKRLALEKTANQWVLNLYLVFKSRLENSDFIAPLTDIEINDIKDQLLSKSIHSLTDYKILGNLTTLIPFEIIERLYSHLFPVKLPEIRNDEFNQVVIQAYNNILTQTIKYDWHIKTKYYLSEVIKEPLANSDYLCKLQILYLEQLSLFSETGNPIYNSKAFYYANIAKDLGDNLHYESLVAELEKFSNKTITLLPEIKMPMIKNRLINPSSD is encoded by the coding sequence ATTATAGATATTGGACTATTTATAAAAAAAGTTCGTATTGGTAAGAATATGACTAAAGACGAACTTGCTGAAAATATTGTCACTAGAAAAACACTTGCCAAGATTGAAAACAATCAAATATCACCATCATTAGAAATATTGACTCAAATCTTTAATAGATTAGGTTTTGAATTTTCAGAGCTTAACCACATGCTTAAAAATAACTTTGAAAACACATATCTTAATTTAAAAAAAGAATTTATAGGACTTTTAGAATCTTCTGATACCGTTAGTAAAGCTGAATGGATTAATTTTGAAAAAAGATTAGCGCTTGAAAAAACAGCAAATCAATGGGTATTAAATTTATATTTAGTTTTTAAAAGTAGATTGGAAAATTCTGATTTCATTGCACCTCTAACGGATATAGAAATAAACGACATTAAAGATCAGTTGCTTTCAAAGTCAATTCATTCACTTACAGACTATAAAATTCTAGGTAATTTAACAACACTGATTCCATTTGAAATAATTGAAAGACTTTATTCTCATTTATTTCCTGTTAAGTTACCTGAAATTAGAAATGATGAATTTAATCAAGTGGTCATTCAGGCTTATAACAACATTTTAACTCAAACAATAAAATATGACTGGCATATCAAAACTAAATATTATTTAAGCGAAGTAATAAAAGAACCGCTAGCTAATTCTGATTACTTGTGTAAATTACAAATACTTTATTTAGAACAGCTTAGTCTCTTTTCAGAAACTGGAAATCCCATATATAATTCAAAAGCCTTTTATTATGCCAACATAGCTAAAGACTTAGGTGATAATCTACACTATGAATCATTAGTTGCTGAATTAGAAAAATTTAGTAATAAAACCATTACTCTTTTACCTGAGATCAAAATGCCAATGATTAAAAACAGATTGATAAATCCTTCGTCTGACTAG
- a CDS encoding SpaA isopeptide-forming pilin-related protein, whose protein sequence is MKKLKTIQNLWVKLTVVFMLANVFIPSMTVLADQSNSNSNQPTTEQVEGEKADESMIETEKDNDTQASSEIEAPIDQNKMNETTIGESQNSNDSPILPIETPTFEVQEPSAKMITFNENGTPLLDGETFYKTEEQITNEDLQELMIQGNTNGGYARMMRAGVTIEYLGQVTYGYNIVGHFKVNGEDAFCIEHAKPTPPSGTPAEEAPYANADIAKTLYYGWNGAENIFTDFAQGYTATSLVLSYFYTGVASGINTPEAEALLNKVATGAVPEPSASFSTVNPIVSVVGGQQRTENITLNADSRNIFKLNIPAGMTFHLVGGGTLTNGTVDIKGGDTFYLTADMKYTNNFATGAMQGSMRKWQSILTKPLDGNLQTVARAGWLDPDFTINFSAKFFARTGNAEFLKVSEETNLPIAGVKYAVTINGEVSEATTDSNGQFSFKDILHDTVIKVKETSNPPGYVLDTKEYTLKIVAGETQKLTLSNAIQKGKVKGLKQIEVFNPEETEAQNKPIYDTHPGANITFDIVALTDITLPDLSTVTETKGTIVDTVTTNAKGEFSSNVELYIGAQNKYQLVERNVPANYRQPSDVQTTFAIPYGVNTEKLITFDLGTIDNLLKTGEWDFNKLNEITQTGLEGAVFLVEGISTHNKDVSYVFTSSELGNVFKLPAGNYKVTEIKFPDGFGQSNGESEVKIITIKDGETTTTDWNNAPIIEKEKTPKMGTQAYAENGGKDFDPDVDNKLYDKISNEDYDNDTKFFVTKVIGEKTGTIYYEAKGEKTLDENGIVVIETFIPAGTIKKENVYFYEEAYDSEESFEKGEKPYTEHDGKNDYGQTLFYKEKPVVPTIPETPVVPSIPAPTPTPVPTKVVKTVAPRQIVKAVLPQTGEEVSSFALIGLLIIGLVAVGFAVRNNRMKKEKNKLMEKVALYGFGGEQSIFSETEDQVECEVATLLVEGIIETGSKIGLENEKAIRLLEKVELAYLTNTAENSGLQPVEQL, encoded by the coding sequence ATGAAAAAATTAAAAACAATCCAAAATTTATGGGTTAAATTAACAGTAGTATTTATGTTAGCAAATGTATTCATTCCTAGCATGACGGTACTTGCAGACCAATCAAATTCTAATTCGAATCAACCTACTACCGAACAAGTAGAAGGTGAAAAAGCTGATGAGTCAATGATTGAAACTGAAAAAGATAACGACACACAGGCTTCTAGTGAAATTGAAGCTCCAATCGATCAAAATAAAATGAATGAGACAACTATTGGAGAAAGTCAAAATTCTAATGATAGTCCGATCTTACCAATTGAAACTCCGACATTTGAAGTACAAGAACCAAGTGCAAAAATGATTACGTTTAATGAAAATGGAACACCATTGCTTGATGGAGAAACGTTCTACAAAACAGAAGAACAAATTACAAATGAAGATTTACAAGAATTAATGATTCAAGGAAATACTAATGGTGGATATGCTCGTATGATGAGAGCAGGCGTAACAATTGAATATTTAGGACAAGTAACCTATGGCTATAATATTGTAGGACATTTTAAGGTGAACGGCGAGGACGCTTTTTGTATTGAACATGCAAAACCAACTCCACCATCTGGTACTCCTGCCGAGGAAGCCCCTTATGCTAATGCAGATATTGCTAAAACGCTTTATTATGGTTGGAATGGTGCTGAAAATATTTTTACAGATTTTGCACAAGGATATACAGCTACTAGTTTAGTTTTAAGTTATTTTTATACTGGTGTAGCGTCAGGTATTAATACACCTGAAGCAGAAGCTCTTTTAAATAAAGTAGCAACAGGCGCTGTACCTGAACCATCAGCTAGTTTTTCGACTGTTAATCCAATTGTTTCAGTAGTAGGCGGTCAACAACGTACGGAAAATATTACTTTAAATGCTGATTCACGAAACATTTTCAAATTAAACATACCAGCAGGAATGACTTTTCATTTAGTTGGTGGTGGGACATTAACGAATGGAACAGTAGATATTAAAGGTGGAGATACTTTCTATCTAACAGCCGACATGAAATACACAAATAACTTTGCTACAGGAGCAATGCAAGGTTCTATGAGAAAATGGCAATCAATTTTAACAAAGCCTTTAGATGGAAATTTACAAACAGTAGCGCGCGCTGGGTGGCTTGATCCAGACTTTACAATTAATTTTTCTGCTAAATTTTTTGCACGTACTGGTAATGCAGAGTTCTTAAAAGTATCAGAAGAAACAAATTTACCAATTGCAGGTGTTAAATATGCAGTTACTATTAACGGTGAAGTATCAGAAGCAACAACGGATTCAAACGGACAATTTAGTTTTAAAGATATTTTACACGATACTGTTATTAAGGTAAAAGAGACATCAAACCCACCAGGTTATGTTTTAGATACTAAAGAGTACACACTTAAAATTGTTGCAGGAGAAACACAAAAATTAACTCTTTCAAATGCGATTCAAAAAGGAAAAGTTAAAGGATTAAAACAAATTGAAGTTTTCAATCCAGAAGAAACAGAAGCACAAAACAAACCCATTTATGACACACACCCAGGGGCAAATATTACCTTTGATATTGTAGCCCTAACAGATATTACACTGCCTGATTTATCAACTGTAACAGAAACTAAAGGAACAATTGTAGATACTGTTACAACAAATGCTAAAGGTGAATTTAGCTCTAATGTTGAACTTTATATTGGCGCACAAAATAAATATCAATTAGTAGAACGCAATGTACCAGCGAATTATCGCCAACCTAGTGATGTTCAAACAACGTTTGCAATTCCTTACGGAGTAAACACAGAAAAACTAATTACTTTTGATTTAGGAACAATTGATAACCTATTAAAAACAGGTGAGTGGGACTTTAATAAATTAAATGAAATTACTCAAACTGGCTTAGAAGGAGCGGTTTTCTTAGTTGAAGGAATCTCAACTCATAACAAAGATGTGAGCTATGTATTTACTTCTTCTGAATTAGGAAATGTGTTTAAATTACCAGCAGGTAATTATAAAGTAACAGAAATTAAATTCCCTGATGGATTCGGACAAAGTAATGGTGAAAGTGAAGTTAAAATTATTACCATTAAAGATGGAGAAACAACAACAACCGATTGGAACAACGCTCCAATCATAGAGAAAGAAAAAACTCCAAAAATGGGTACACAAGCCTATGCTGAAAATGGCGGAAAAGATTTTGATCCTGATGTCGACAATAAATTATACGACAAAATCAGCAATGAAGACTATGATAATGATACAAAATTCTTTGTCACTAAAGTAATTGGTGAAAAAACTGGAACCATTTACTATGAAGCCAAAGGTGAAAAAACACTTGATGAAAATGGAATCGTTGTGATTGAAACATTTATTCCAGCTGGCACAATTAAAAAAGAAAATGTTTACTTCTATGAAGAAGCATATGACAGTGAAGAATCTTTTGAAAAAGGGGAAAAACCTTACACTGAACATGATGGTAAAAATGATTACGGACAAACTTTATTTTATAAAGAAAAACCAGTGGTACCAACTATCCCTGAAACACCAGTAGTACCATCAATTCCAGCACCAACTCCAACACCAGTACCAACAAAAGTAGTTAAAACAGTGGCACCAAGACAAATTGTTAAAGCTGTATTGCCACAAACAGGCGAAGAAGTAAGTAGCTTTGCACTTATTGGCTTATTAATTATTGGTTTAGTTGCTGTTGGATTCGCAGTTAGAAATAATCGTATGAAAAAAGAAAAAAATAAATTGATGGAAAAAGTTGCACTTTATGGGTTTGGCGGAGAACAAAGTATTTTCTCTGAAACTGAAGATCAAGTAGAATGTGAAGTTGCTACTTTACTCGTTGAGGGAATTATTGAGACTGGTAGTAAAATAGGTTTAGAAAATGAAAAAGCTATACGGTTGCTAGAAAAAGTAGAATTAGCTTATTTAACTAATACAGCTGAAAATAGTGGCTTACAGCCAGTTGAACAGCTTTAA
- a CDS encoding PrgU family protein has protein sequence MTELYLNARDVKLEFRSNTLRKIHLKTNKVIEMIGNNLLTEENTKNITTICLVKGKETVKIDIQSIRLDFRLKANDGKLAKFVVTSTWTRLDIQQGLQNKK, from the coding sequence ATGACCGAACTTTATTTAAATGCCAGAGACGTAAAACTTGAATTTAGAAGTAATACTTTAAGAAAAATTCATTTAAAAACAAACAAGGTAATTGAAATGATTGGCAATAATCTATTAACTGAAGAAAACACAAAAAATATTACAACTATTTGTTTAGTAAAGGGCAAAGAAACAGTAAAAATTGATATACAGTCTATACGATTAGATTTTCGACTGAAAGCGAATGACGGAAAGCTTGCAAAATTCGTCGTTACGTCAACATGGACAAGGCTTGATATTCAACAAGGCTTACAGAATAAAAAATAA
- a CDS encoding FIVAR domain-containing protein, with protein sequence MKNKKIKLAVITLVSSCVLGGAVFATYSLLDNETVNTKQAVKESTKDDKTPKKIVDAFVPNDKNESVITKSTAGGDKEKSNLISSIMPPKELTSSNQNEKESALLALKNSVDEEQNKLLALQNEKNNNLIQLDNKTPEKPSVPKNPDENEKPTNPDKPVLPIEPIDPIEPTDPVDPTEPTDPEEIPTDYTVLSSLYEESKSIQLNLYLSISIGHFSNEMLVSSRILSDSNASQEQVDVQVQRLQNSIYELVLKGDKTQLVRTISYYNSLDKEIYTPQSLAIADVAHSKAVAIRNNPEVSQVQVDEAVQALQSAIDQLTKHDEPLLSLVFLNRVIAQAEALTETDYTPDSYAVLASELQLAKELVTREDLTKAEVEAQQSSLEQAISQLVKKADKTALLSALERANSIDRNLYTVESLTILDQVINSLQGITSDDNATQEDVNNSVALIEEVLNQLELEEIEQPVQEESLEE encoded by the coding sequence GTGAAGAATAAAAAAATTAAATTAGCAGTTATAACATTAGTATCATCATGTGTATTAGGGGGTGCTGTATTTGCGACCTACAGCCTTTTAGATAATGAAACGGTAAATACTAAGCAGGCAGTTAAAGAGTCCACAAAGGACGATAAAACACCGAAAAAAATTGTTGACGCTTTTGTACCGAATGATAAAAACGAATCCGTAATTACAAAATCAACAGCTGGTGGAGATAAAGAAAAATCAAACCTAATTAGCAGTATTATGCCACCTAAAGAGCTGACTAGCTCAAACCAAAACGAAAAAGAGTCGGCATTGTTGGCTTTAAAAAATAGTGTTGATGAAGAACAAAACAAATTACTAGCATTACAAAATGAAAAAAATAACAATTTGATACAGCTGGATAATAAAACACCTGAAAAACCAAGTGTTCCGAAAAATCCTGATGAAAACGAAAAACCAACAAATCCTGATAAACCTGTTTTACCTATAGAACCAATTGATCCAATTGAGCCGACCGACCCTGTAGACCCAACCGAACCAACAGACCCTGAAGAAATTCCAACTGACTACACTGTTTTATCTAGTCTTTATGAAGAGTCAAAATCAATTCAATTAAATTTATATTTATCTATTAGTATCGGACATTTCAGTAATGAAATGTTGGTATCTTCTCGTATCTTATCTGATTCGAACGCAAGCCAGGAGCAAGTCGATGTTCAAGTACAAAGACTCCAAAACTCGATTTATGAGCTTGTTTTAAAAGGGGACAAAACACAGTTAGTAAGAACAATTTCTTATTACAATTCACTTGATAAAGAAATCTATACACCACAATCATTAGCAATTGCTGACGTAGCGCACAGTAAAGCAGTAGCAATCAGAAATAATCCTGAAGTAAGCCAGGTACAAGTTGATGAAGCAGTGCAGGCATTACAAAGCGCAATTGACCAATTAACTAAGCATGACGAGCCACTTTTAAGTTTAGTATTCCTGAATCGGGTTATTGCACAAGCTGAAGCTTTAACAGAAACCGACTACACACCTGATAGTTATGCTGTATTAGCTTCTGAATTGCAGTTAGCCAAAGAATTGGTTACTAGAGAGGATTTAACAAAGGCTGAAGTCGAAGCGCAACAAAGCTCACTAGAGCAGGCAATAAGCCAGCTGGTGAAAAAAGCAGATAAAACAGCGTTGCTATCAGCTTTAGAACGTGCAAATAGCATTGATAGAAACCTTTATACGGTTGAATCGCTTACTATATTAGACCAGGTAATTAATAGCCTGCAGGGGATTACTTCAGATGATAATGCAACACAAGAGGACGTAAACAATTCAGTTGCGTTAATTGAAGAAGTTTTAAACCAGCTAGAGTTGGAAGAAATTGAACAGCCTGTTCAAGAAGAAAGTTTAGAAGAATAA
- a CDS encoding NlpC/P60 family protein has protein sequence MWIGIITSLIPVVFMGTVVLVIIFSIGGQSSGSTSLESCQTAGSGVTDLNFNKEHFIKTVQEKGNAFSDKADKIISESEKAGVSPILFVAIMAHESAWGTSSAIRNNNNPSGQMSASGIISYATLDEGIEATGRTLHNLVIERQLDTVEKLGSVYCPVGADNDPTGLNKNWVPTVKDMMKTFSGTDDNSNLATGGGCSINDIGVTGDKMNYFDDIFELAKLQLGKPYVLGADISSIDPVSFDCGAFTLWLFQQKKITVKFNRIAQNQYDNTRRINDNEVKAGDLIFFHSTYDTGRGEYITHVGMVISDTQFIQAGGDRVQISDMNNDYYKSHFAGFGRVE, from the coding sequence ATGTGGATAGGAATAATAACCTCATTGATTCCTGTTGTATTTATGGGAACCGTTGTACTAGTAATCATTTTTTCAATAGGTGGTCAAAGTAGCGGTTCTACTTCACTAGAAAGCTGTCAAACAGCTGGAAGTGGAGTAACAGACTTGAATTTTAATAAGGAACATTTTATTAAAACCGTTCAAGAAAAAGGGAACGCCTTTAGTGATAAAGCAGATAAAATTATTTCAGAATCTGAAAAAGCTGGTGTCAGCCCGATTTTATTTGTTGCGATTATGGCGCATGAGAGTGCATGGGGAACGAGTAGCGCCATAAGAAATAATAATAATCCAAGCGGGCAAATGAGTGCTTCAGGTATTATTTCTTATGCAACCTTAGATGAAGGTATAGAAGCTACTGGTCGAACATTGCATAACCTGGTAATTGAACGTCAGTTAGATACGGTAGAAAAATTAGGGAGCGTATACTGTCCAGTTGGGGCAGATAACGACCCTACAGGCTTAAATAAGAATTGGGTTCCAACTGTAAAAGATATGATGAAAACATTCAGTGGAACTGATGATAACTCTAATTTAGCAACTGGTGGCGGTTGTTCTATAAACGATATTGGTGTAACTGGTGACAAAATGAATTATTTTGATGACATTTTCGAGCTTGCTAAGCTTCAGCTGGGTAAACCATACGTTCTAGGGGCTGATATTAGCTCTATAGACCCCGTTAGTTTTGATTGTGGAGCATTTACATTGTGGTTGTTCCAACAGAAGAAAATCACCGTTAAATTCAATCGTATAGCACAAAATCAATACGATAATACAAGGCGAATTAATGACAATGAAGTAAAAGCTGGGGATCTTATTTTTTTCCATTCAACATATGATACTGGACGAGGGGAATACATTACCCACGTTGGAATGGTCATTTCTGACACCCAATTTATTCAAGCTGGTGGAGACAGAGTTCAAATTTCAGATATGAACAATGATTACTATAAATCCCATTTTGCTGGCTTTGGGCGTGTTGAATAA